The following coding sequences lie in one Anomaloglossus baeobatrachus isolate aAnoBae1 chromosome 7, aAnoBae1.hap1, whole genome shotgun sequence genomic window:
- the LOC142246502 gene encoding E3 ubiquitin/ISG15 ligase TRIM25-like: protein MASAELRDELNCSICLSLYTDPVSLRCGHFFCRSCIVSALDAQEAAGVYSCPDCRAQYPERPALEKNHKLENIVERFSSTQPEMEETRIFCTYCTKSPAPAVRTCLQCETSLCHKHLTAHNKSVNHNLIEPTLTFKGQKCSTHNELLKYYCPRDDACICVSCWVAGDHKGHDVELLDVATERRKKKMRKCLDDLSLQKVKSHTRIQNLQDHKRKIQEKASDKRKNISKIFMDIKKQLEMAEKKALSEVSRQEEKIVSQISHLIQKLEIQENKLSRKMGHMEEMCGVTDPITLLQESDITECSHGGEEDTGGDGGEVSSEEDLDEVLISLTLHQSMRDIVTNVTSQLGVHVPDILLDVDTAHRWVTLSEDLKTATGSEENQKKPESSGRFMTYSQVLSRCGLSSGGHYWEVEWNQKGICFIGLCYPSIERKGKQSGIGDNDKSWCLHMYNGKYDALHNSVPLTLSVKPMCPTLGLFLDYEAGRLSFYELCDPIRHLHTFTASFTEPLHVLFYVTDEASVTIRS, encoded by the coding sequence ATGGCGTCTGCTGAGCtgagggacgagctgaactgctccATCTGCCTGAGCCTCTATACAGATCCCGtatccctgagatgtggacacttCTTCTGCCGCTCGTGTATTGTGAGTGCGCTGGATGCACAGGAGGCGGCTGGAGTGTATTCCTGTCCTGACTGCAGAGCACAATATCCGGAGCGTCCGGCCCTGGAGAAGAACCACAAGCTGGAGAACATAGTGGAGCGTTTCTCATCTACTCAGCCTGAGATGGAGGAGACCAGAATCTTCTGCACTTACTGTACAAAGTCTCCTGCCCCGGCTGTGAGAACATGTCTGCAGTGTGAGACCTCCTTGTGTCATAAACATCTGACAGCCCATAACAAGTCTGTGAATCACAATCTTATTGAACCTACCCTGACATTTAAGGGTCAAAAATGCTCCACACACAATGAGCTGCTGAAATACTACTGTCCTAGAGATGACGcctgtatctgtgtgtcctgctgGGTGGCCGGAGACCACAAGGGACATGACGTTGAGCTACTGGATGTTGCCACtgagagaaggaaaaagaaaatGAGGAAATGTTTGGATGATCTAAGCCTACAAAAAGTAAAAAGTCATACAAGAATCCAGAATCTGCAGGATCATAAGAGGAAGATCCAGGAGAAAGCCTCTGATAAGAGGAAGAACATCAGTAAGATATTTATGGACATTAAGAAGCAACTGGAAATGGCAGAAAAGAAAGCGCTGAGCGAGGTCTCCAGGCAGGAGGAGAAGATTGTGTCCCAGATTTCTCATCTGATCCAGAAGCTGGAAATACAGGAGAACAAGCTGTCCAGGAAGATGGGTCACATGGAGGAGATGTGTGGTGTCACCGACCCAATAACACTCTTACAAGAAAGTGACATTACAGAGTGTAGTCATGGAGGTGAGGAGGACACAGGGGGAGATGGTGGAGAGGTCAGTTCTGAGGAGGATCTGGATGAGGTTCTGATCTCACTGACCTTACACCAATCTATGAGGGATATTGTCACCAATGTAACATCACAGCTCGGGGTCCATGTCCCAGACATATTGCTGGATGTGGACACTGCTCATAGATGGGTGACGTTATCAGAAGATCTGAAAACAGCAACAGGTTCAGAAGAAAACCAGAAGAAACCAGAATCATCAGGAAGATTTATGACTTACTCTCAAGTGTTAAGCAGATGTGGCCTCTCCTCAGGAGGACATTACTGGGAGGTGGAGTGGAACCAGAAAGGTATCTGTTTCATCGGATTGTGCTATCCCAGTATAGAAAGGAAAGGAAAACAGTCTGGTATCGGAGATAATGATAAATCTTGGTGCTTGCATATGTATAATGGAAAGTATGATGCATTGCACAACTCAGTCCCACTAACCCTCAGTGTAAAGCCAATGTGTCCGACACTTGGTCTCTTCTTAGACTATGAGGCCGGGCGTCTGTCCttctatgagctgtgtgaccccatcagacacttacacaccttcaccgCCTCCTTCACTGAACCCCTACATGTTCTCTTCTATGTGACTGATGAAGCCTCTGTGACAATAAGAAGCTGA
- the LOC142246503 gene encoding E3 ubiquitin/ISG15 ligase TRIM25-like: MASAELRDELDCSICLSLYTDPVSLRCGHFFCRSCIVSALDAQEAAGGYSCPDCRAQYPERPALEKNRKLRNIVERFSSAQPEMEETRIFCTYCTKSPAPAVRSCLQCETSMCHKHLAAHNKSVNHNLIEPTLTFKSQKCSTHNELLKYYCPIDDACICVSCWVAGDHKGHDVELLDVASEKRKEKLRKCLDDLNPQKAEIQTRVQNLQDHKRKIQESASDKRKNISKIFMDIKKQLEMAEKKALNEVSRQEEKIVSQISHLIKTLEIQEEQLSRKVRHVEEMCGVTDPIRLLQESDITECSHGGEEDTGGDGGEVSSEEDLDEVLISLTLHRSMRDIVTNVTSELGVHVPDILLDVDTANRWVKISEDLKTATRSEEKQERPESSGRFVTFSQVLSRCGLSSGRHYWEVEWNQIGRCDIGLSYPSIEREGHKSDIRENYKSWCLVLYNGGYKVWHNSEELPLSVKPTCPTLGVFLDYEAGRLSFYELCDPIRHLHTFTASFTEPLHVALYVNDGASVTIRS, encoded by the coding sequence ATGGCGTCTGCTGAGCTGAGGGACGAGCTGGACTGCTCCATCTGCCTGAGCCTCTATACAGACCCCGtatccctgagatgtggacacttCTTCTGCCGCTCGTGTATTGTGAGTGCGCTGGATGCACAGGAGGCGGCTGGAGGGTATTCCTGTCCTGACTGCAGAGCACAATATCCGGAGCGTCCGGCCCTGGAGAAGAACCGGAAGCTGAGGAACATAGTGGAGCGTTTCTCATCTGCTCAGCCTGAGATGGAGGAGACCAGAATCTTCTGCACTTACTGTACAAAGTCTCCTGCCCCGGctgtgagatcctgtctgcagtgtgagacctccatgtgtcataaaCATCTCGCAGCCCATAACAAGTCTGTGAATCACAATCTTATTGAACCTACTCTGACATTTAAGAGTCAAAAATGCTCCACACACAATGAGCTGCTGAAATACTACTGTCCTATAGATGACGcctgtatctgtgtgtcctgctgGGTGGCCGGAGACCACAAGGGACATGACGTGGAGCTGCTGGATGTGGCCTCTGAGAAAAGGAAGGAGAAACTGAGGAAATGTTTGGATGATCTAAACCCACAAAAAGCAGAAATTCAGACAAGAGTCCAGAATCTGCAGGATCATAAGAGGAAGATCCAGGAGAGCGCCTCCGATAAGAGGAAGAACATCAGTAAGATATTTATGGACATTAAGAAGCAACTGGAAATGGCAGAAAAGAAAGCGCTGAACGAGGTCTCCAGGCAGGAGGAGAAGATTGTGTCCCAGATATCTCATCTGATCAAGACGCTGGAAATACAGGAGGAACAGCTGTCTAGGAAGGTGCGCCACGTGGAGGAGATGTGTGGTGTCACCGACCCAATAAGACTCTTACAAGAAAGTGACATTACAGAGTGTAGTCATGGAGGTGAGGAGGACACAGGGGGAGATGGTGGAGAGGTCAGTTCTGAGGAGGATCTGGATGAGGTTCTGATCTCACTGACCTTACACCGATCTATGAGGGATATTGTCACCAATGTAACATCAGAGCTCGGGGTCCATGTCCCAGACATATTGCTGGATGTGGACACTGCTAATAGATGGGTGAAGATATCAGAAGATCTGAAAACAGCAACAAGATCAGAAGAAAAACAGGAGAGGCCAGAATCATCTGGAAGATTTGTGACATTTTCCCAGGTGTTAAGCAGATGtggcctctcctcaggacgccattACTGGGAGGTGGAGTGGAACCAGATAGGAAGATGTGACATCGGATTGTCCTATCCTAGTATAGAAAGAGAAGGACATAAGTCTGATATTAGAGAAAATTATAAATCTTGGTGTTTGGTTTTGTATAATGGAGGATATAAGGTATGGCACAACTCAGAGGAATTACCCCTCAGTGTAAAGCCAACATGTCCGACACTTGGAGTCTTCTTAGACTATGAGGCCGGGCGTCTGTCCttctatgagctgtgtgaccccatcagacacttacacaccttcaccgCCTCCTTCACTGAACCCCTACATGTCGCCCTCTATGTGAATGATGGAGCCTCTGTGACAATAAGAAGCTGA